A window of Deltaproteobacteria bacterium contains these coding sequences:
- a CDS encoding 4Fe-4S dicluster domain-containing protein: MATKTIKLPEQRPMDALERTFFSEAVKGLKVIGGKWVTNMLYPHDRNFDVLERKGPSEVVTWEYPDEAPPYPKGYRGQHRLTYREDGRPRCVACFMCSTHCPANCITIEAGELEDDPIEKYPVRFEIDELKCIVCGLCVEACPKDAIRMDTGRHATPVLDRSAAIMSRDQLMAESKPFGSTLPVGTPFDVSREHLRYLQMKGEKERGAENEEERIGPDHRR, encoded by the coding sequence ATGGCAACCAAGACCATCAAGCTTCCCGAGCAGCGCCCCATGGATGCCCTCGAGCGGACCTTCTTCAGCGAGGCAGTGAAGGGCCTGAAGGTCATCGGCGGCAAGTGGGTGACCAACATGCTCTACCCCCACGACCGGAACTTCGACGTCCTGGAGCGGAAGGGACCGAGCGAGGTCGTCACCTGGGAGTACCCGGACGAGGCGCCCCCCTATCCCAAGGGCTACCGCGGTCAGCACCGCTTGACCTACCGCGAGGACGGCCGGCCCCGCTGCGTGGCCTGCTTCATGTGCTCGACCCACTGCCCGGCCAACTGCATCACCATCGAGGCCGGTGAGCTCGAGGACGACCCCATCGAGAAGTACCCGGTGCGCTTCGAGATCGACGAGCTCAAGTGCATCGTCTGCGGTCTCTGCGTCGAGGCCTGCCCGAAGGACGCCATCCGGATGGACACCGGCCGGCACGCCACCCCGGTCCTCGACCGCAGCGCGGCGATCATGAGCCGCGATCAGCTCATGGCCGAGTCCAAGCCCTTCGGCTCGACCCTGCCGGTCGGCACCCCCTTCGACGTCTCCCGCGAGCACCTGCGCTACCTGCAGATGAAGGGCGAGAAGGAGCGGGGCGCCGAGAACGAGGAAGAGCGGATCGGGCCGGATCACAGGCGGTAG
- a CDS encoding 2Fe-2S iron-sulfur cluster-binding protein, producing the protein MAPETQTTEKTDNRITITLDGVEMKIEPKKGQTIMQLCDELGIEIPRFCYHEELTIPANCRMCLVEVEKAPKLLPACHTTLMDGQVINTRNARVKRSQEAVLEFILVNHPIDCPICDQAGECPLQDQYAQYDARAARIGDPVLKVKKRKRVELGPRVTLDQERCILCSRCVRFMDEVAKEPQLAIFWRNDHAYLETFPEEPLTSNYSLNTVQICPVGALTSSDFRFRDRVWNLQTSAGICDGCDRGCNTWVDQKQSRVERLRARDNLAVNRYWMCDEGRTTYKFVNEARMLTPRHERGQVAPAGSSLELVGRLAEKVESLKGKRELAFLISPRVSTEDALATAWVAKELFGASRLYVGGREPGEADKILLREDRNPNRLGVKLAAEAFGLELKGFGALLEAVDGGEVTRLHAVGLDVPTDPQLVAGTFSGLNWFSCSATNLGPLVEQADIALPAATMVETEGTFVSAFGRAQRFTRAFEPRGEAAAHWEWLLELARALGEELDAEDPASLWAELGGRSPVLGSVEWGEVPAEGVTLDGVGVSEDDSQTGGRGVRHERGISRWPR; encoded by the coding sequence ATGGCTCCCGAGACACAGACAACCGAGAAGACCGACAACCGGATCACGATCACCCTCGACGGCGTCGAGATGAAGATCGAGCCCAAGAAGGGCCAGACGATCATGCAGCTCTGCGACGAGCTGGGGATCGAGATCCCGCGCTTCTGCTACCACGAGGAGCTCACCATCCCGGCGAACTGCCGGATGTGCCTCGTCGAGGTCGAGAAGGCGCCCAAGCTGCTGCCCGCCTGTCACACCACGCTGATGGACGGCCAGGTGATCAACACCCGCAACGCGCGGGTGAAGCGCTCGCAGGAGGCGGTGCTCGAGTTCATCCTCGTGAACCACCCCATCGACTGCCCGATCTGCGATCAGGCCGGCGAGTGCCCCCTGCAGGATCAGTACGCCCAGTACGACGCCCGGGCGGCGCGCATCGGCGATCCGGTCCTCAAGGTGAAGAAGCGCAAGCGGGTCGAGCTCGGGCCCCGGGTCACCCTCGACCAGGAGCGCTGCATCCTCTGCTCGCGCTGCGTGCGCTTCATGGACGAGGTGGCGAAGGAGCCGCAGCTGGCGATCTTCTGGCGCAACGACCACGCCTACCTCGAGACCTTCCCCGAGGAGCCCCTGACCTCGAACTACTCGCTGAACACCGTGCAGATCTGCCCGGTGGGCGCGCTGACCTCGAGCGACTTCCGCTTCCGGGATCGAGTCTGGAACCTCCAGACCTCCGCGGGCATCTGCGACGGCTGCGACCGGGGCTGCAACACCTGGGTCGACCAGAAGCAGTCGCGGGTCGAGCGCCTCCGGGCGCGGGACAACCTCGCGGTGAACCGCTACTGGATGTGCGACGAGGGCCGCACGACCTACAAGTTCGTGAACGAGGCCCGGATGCTGACCCCCCGCCACGAGCGCGGGCAGGTCGCGCCCGCCGGCTCCTCCCTCGAGCTCGTCGGCCGGCTGGCCGAGAAGGTCGAGAGCCTCAAGGGCAAGCGCGAGCTGGCCTTCCTGATCAGCCCCCGCGTCTCCACCGAGGACGCCCTGGCGACCGCCTGGGTGGCCAAGGAGCTCTTCGGCGCCAGCCGCCTCTACGTGGGCGGCCGCGAGCCCGGCGAGGCCGACAAGATCCTCCTGCGCGAGGACCGCAACCCGAACCGCCTGGGCGTGAAGCTGGCGGCCGAGGCCTTCGGCCTCGAGCTCAAGGGCTTCGGCGCCCTCCTCGAGGCGGTGGACGGCGGCGAGGTGACCCGCCTGCACGCGGTGGGCCTCGACGTACCGACCGACCCGCAGCTCGTCGCGGGCACCTTCTCGGGCCTCAACTGGTTCTCCTGCTCGGCGACCAACCTGGGGCCCTTGGTGGAGCAGGCCGACATCGCCCTGCCGGCGGCCACGATGGTCGAGACCGAGGGCACCTTCGTGAGCGCCTTCGGGCGCGCCCAGCGCTTCACCCGGGCCTTCGAGCCCCGCGGTGAGGCGGCCGCTCACTGGGAGTGGCTGCTGGAGCTCGCCCGCGCCCTGGGCGAGGAGCTGGACGCCGAGGATCCGGCCTCCCTCTGGGCCGAGCTCGGAGGCCGCTCGCCGGTCCTGGGCTCGGTGGAGTGGGGCGAGGTCCCGGCCGAGGGCGTGACCCTCGACGGTGTTGGAGTCAGTGAGGACGACAGCCAGACCGGCGGTCGGGGTGTGCGGCACGAGCGCGGCATCTCCCGGTGGCCCCGGTGA
- a CDS encoding NADH-quinone oxidoreductase subunit H, with protein sequence MKTNNDRTAMSGALRAFYITRALVLMTTVFLAIGAIVLVGIFGVTKLLAVIAEKMEWAWLNISGTEWVGVLALLVIGLVVVMATAALLTLAERKWSAKMQNRIGPNRARIIKGSGPWMGLPHVLADTVKMLTKEDFVPPAGNAFLFNLGPFMAMAPAFALIAVVPFGPDLSAFGVDVRFQAARLDFGMLWVFAIASLAVYGTTLAGWASNNKFSLMGALRASAQMISYEVTLGLTLVGAFLLYESLQPMGIVAWQDGVLYGLPKWGVIYQPVAFLFFIVAAFAEIKRAPFDLPEADPEIVGYFIEYSGMKFGIFMVSEFVELVILSGIIVTLFFGGWSIPWLPYGELQAWLSGTAGLGDWGALLAAWIALTVFAGKMMFFVWLQMLIRWSFPRFRYDQLMDVGWKMILPLSLVNVVITAVAVILDPSLKWALGIGLVECLVFAGYYLSVKAPARTDPLHAETAHSHGH encoded by the coding sequence ATGAAGACGAACAACGACCGTACGGCGATGAGCGGCGCGCTGCGCGCCTTCTACATCACCCGGGCCCTGGTCCTGATGACGACCGTCTTCCTGGCCATCGGCGCGATCGTGCTGGTGGGCATCTTTGGCGTGACCAAGCTGCTGGCCGTGATCGCAGAGAAGATGGAGTGGGCCTGGCTCAACATCTCCGGCACCGAGTGGGTGGGCGTCCTGGCGCTGCTCGTCATCGGCCTGGTGGTGGTGATGGCCACCGCCGCCCTCCTCACCCTGGCCGAGCGGAAGTGGTCGGCGAAGATGCAGAACCGCATCGGGCCGAACCGGGCGCGCATCATCAAGGGCTCCGGCCCCTGGATGGGCCTGCCCCACGTCCTGGCCGACACGGTGAAGATGCTCACCAAGGAGGACTTCGTGCCTCCGGCGGGCAACGCCTTCCTCTTCAACCTCGGGCCCTTCATGGCCATGGCCCCGGCCTTCGCCCTGATCGCCGTCGTGCCCTTCGGGCCGGACCTCTCCGCCTTCGGCGTCGACGTCCGCTTCCAGGCGGCCCGCCTCGACTTCGGCATGCTCTGGGTCTTCGCCATCGCCTCCCTGGCGGTCTACGGCACGACCCTGGCCGGCTGGGCCTCGAACAACAAGTTCAGCCTCATGGGCGCCCTGCGCGCCTCGGCCCAGATGATCTCCTACGAGGTCACCCTGGGCCTGACCCTGGTCGGCGCCTTCCTCCTCTACGAGAGCCTGCAGCCGATGGGCATCGTGGCCTGGCAGGACGGCGTCCTCTACGGCCTGCCCAAGTGGGGCGTCATCTACCAGCCGGTCGCCTTCCTCTTCTTCATCGTGGCGGCCTTCGCCGAGATCAAGCGGGCGCCCTTCGACCTGCCCGAGGCCGACCCCGAGATCGTCGGCTACTTCATCGAGTACTCGGGCATGAAGTTCGGCATCTTCATGGTCTCCGAGTTCGTCGAGCTGGTGATCCTCTCGGGCATCATCGTGACCCTCTTCTTCGGCGGCTGGTCCATCCCCTGGCTCCCCTACGGCGAGCTGCAGGCCTGGCTCTCCGGCACGGCCGGCCTCGGTGACTGGGGCGCCCTGCTGGCGGCCTGGATCGCCCTGACGGTCTTCGCCGGCAAGATGATGTTCTTCGTCTGGCTGCAGATGCTGATCCGCTGGAGCTTCCCCCGCTTCCGCTACGATCAGCTCATGGACGTGGGCTGGAAGATGATCCTGCCCCTCTCCCTGGTGAACGTCGTCATCACCGCCGTCGCGGTCATCCTCGACCCCTCCCTGAAGTGGGCGCTGGGGATCGGCCTCGTCGAGTGCCTGGTCTTCGCGGGCTACTACCTCTCGGTGAAGGCCCCGGCCCGGACCGACCCCCTCCACGCCGAGACCGCGCACTCGCACGGTCACTGA
- a CDS encoding NADH-quinone oxidoreductase subunit D encodes MGAPDKIKSRDESAAEMAKVRRTLGPGSNPPPASFFGSEVEGLPTEEILVNVGPSHPVTHGTVRFLIRFDGETIAAIDPEIGYLHRGFEKQVEAATWTQAFPYTDRLNYVSPMLNNVGYAMAVEKLIGIEAPPRAQNIRTFVGEIHRICDHLTAIAAMALELGAMTAFLYAVEMRDHWYDRIAELTGARLMVSYCRVGGLARDIPDDQWVPKVRECLKRTLEIVRELDALLTRNRIFIDRTRDTGIINAEDAIDWGFTGPCLRATGVDYDVRKDHPYLLYGELDWDVPVGERGDNYDRYLVRMEEMRQSVRIVEQCLDRLPDGPIIIDDWRWAKPAKTDVYHSIQGTIAHFELVMYGMQVPAGEAYGYTEGANGELGFYVVSDGGGKPYKCKVRSPCLSLMQALPSMVTGSLIADLVPTFDSINMIGGEIDR; translated from the coding sequence AGTCCCGCGACGAGTCCGCCGCCGAGATGGCGAAGGTGCGCCGCACCCTGGGCCCCGGCAGCAACCCGCCGCCGGCGAGCTTCTTCGGCTCCGAGGTGGAGGGCCTCCCGACCGAGGAGATCCTCGTCAACGTCGGCCCCTCCCACCCGGTCACCCACGGCACCGTCCGCTTCCTGATCCGCTTCGACGGCGAGACCATCGCCGCCATCGATCCGGAGATCGGCTACCTCCACCGCGGCTTCGAGAAGCAGGTCGAGGCGGCCACCTGGACCCAGGCCTTCCCCTACACCGATCGCCTCAACTACGTCTCGCCGATGCTCAACAACGTGGGCTACGCGATGGCGGTCGAGAAGCTGATCGGCATCGAGGCGCCACCCCGGGCCCAGAACATCCGCACCTTCGTCGGTGAGATCCACCGCATCTGCGACCACCTCACCGCCATCGCCGCGATGGCCCTCGAGCTGGGCGCGATGACGGCCTTCCTCTACGCCGTCGAGATGCGCGATCACTGGTACGACCGGATCGCCGAGCTCACCGGCGCGCGGCTGATGGTCTCCTACTGCCGCGTCGGCGGCCTCGCCCGGGACATCCCCGACGATCAGTGGGTCCCCAAGGTCCGCGAGTGCCTGAAGCGCACCCTCGAGATCGTCCGCGAGCTCGACGCGCTGCTGACCCGCAACCGGATCTTCATCGACCGGACCCGCGACACCGGCATCATCAACGCCGAGGACGCCATCGACTGGGGCTTCACCGGCCCCTGCCTGCGGGCCACCGGCGTCGACTACGACGTCCGCAAGGACCACCCCTACCTCCTCTACGGCGAGCTCGACTGGGACGTGCCGGTGGGTGAGCGGGGCGACAACTACGACCGCTACCTCGTCCGGATGGAGGAGATGCGGCAGTCGGTGCGGATCGTCGAGCAGTGCCTCGACCGGCTCCCCGACGGGCCGATCATCATCGACGACTGGCGGTGGGCGAAGCCCGCCAAGACCGACGTCTACCACTCGATCCAGGGCACGATCGCCCACTTCGAGCTGGTCATGTACGGCATGCAGGTGCCCGCCGGTGAGGCCTACGGCTACACCGAGGGCGCGAACGGCGAGCTCGGCTTCTACGTCGTCAGCGACGGCGGCGGGAAGCCCTACAAGTGCAAGGTCCGCTCGCCCTGCCTGTCGCTGATGCAGGCGCTCCCGTCGATGGTGACGGGCTCGCTCATCGCCGACCTGGTTCCCACCTTCGACTCGATCAACATGATCGGTGGGGAGATCGACCGCTGA
- a CDS encoding Na+:solute symporter — MPALDWSIVIAYLVIAVGVGAFFARKASESTASFFAAGRTLPWWIAGTSMVATTFAADTPLAVTGIVAAKGVAGNWFWWNLAIAHVFAAVYLARLWRRSEVLTDAGIIESRYSGKPAATLRAFKAFFFAVPINCITMGWVILAMRKILGVFVDWEAILPAGWFEAVVALWPAGNQVDPQTGLSVLFAMVLAVGYSVLGGFRGVVITDLIQFSLAMIGSVAVAVLAVREVGGLGELMTKLEATTGDAAGLTAWVPASDSEWMPLHLFGVYVLILWWAQKYSDAGGYLMQRMAACKDARHAAGATLWFTACHYVVRTWPWLLAGLAALVLYPVAENAGLDRETTYPMLIRDLLPTGLLGIAVASLIAAFMSTIDTHVNWGASYLVTDLYQRFLKKDASERHYVAASRWAVVIMAVIAAIFALNMNSIADAWVFFVTLGSGLGLVALARWLWWRVSAWSELAALGATLLVTLVLYLPGVPELGEAARVLVTVSFSTTIWVTVTFLTPPTDDATLDAFYRKVRPLGFWGPVRARCPDVDLTERKWDVALGWATGVAFVYLLLFGFGELFLGSTGLGLVLLVLGVVCGWLTYRVIVDGRLPFGPRATSPASSG; from the coding sequence ATGCCTGCACTGGATTGGTCCATCGTCATCGCGTACCTGGTGATCGCCGTCGGCGTCGGAGCCTTCTTCGCCCGCAAGGCCTCGGAGAGCACCGCCAGCTTCTTCGCGGCCGGGCGGACCCTGCCCTGGTGGATCGCCGGCACCTCGATGGTGGCGACCACCTTCGCCGCCGACACCCCCCTGGCGGTGACCGGGATCGTGGCGGCCAAGGGCGTCGCCGGGAACTGGTTCTGGTGGAACCTGGCCATCGCCCACGTCTTCGCCGCGGTCTACCTCGCCCGTCTCTGGCGGCGCTCCGAGGTCCTCACCGACGCCGGCATCATCGAGTCGCGCTACTCGGGCAAGCCGGCGGCGACCCTGCGGGCCTTCAAGGCCTTCTTCTTCGCCGTGCCCATCAACTGCATCACCATGGGCTGGGTCATCCTGGCGATGCGGAAGATCCTCGGGGTCTTCGTCGACTGGGAGGCCATCCTCCCCGCCGGCTGGTTCGAGGCCGTGGTGGCCCTCTGGCCCGCGGGCAACCAGGTCGACCCGCAGACCGGCCTCTCGGTCCTCTTCGCCATGGTCCTGGCCGTGGGCTACTCGGTCCTCGGCGGCTTCCGGGGCGTCGTCATCACCGACCTCATCCAGTTCTCCCTGGCCATGATCGGCTCGGTCGCCGTGGCGGTGCTCGCGGTGCGCGAGGTCGGCGGCCTGGGCGAGCTGATGACGAAGCTCGAGGCCACCACCGGGGACGCGGCGGGCCTGACCGCCTGGGTGCCCGCCAGCGACAGCGAGTGGATGCCCCTGCACCTCTTCGGGGTCTACGTGCTCATCCTCTGGTGGGCCCAGAAGTACTCCGACGCCGGCGGCTACCTCATGCAGCGGATGGCCGCCTGCAAGGACGCCCGCCACGCCGCCGGGGCCACCCTCTGGTTCACGGCCTGCCACTACGTCGTGCGCACCTGGCCCTGGCTGCTCGCGGGCCTCGCCGCCCTGGTCCTCTACCCCGTGGCCGAGAACGCCGGCCTCGACCGCGAGACGACCTACCCGATGTTGATCCGCGACCTGCTCCCCACCGGCCTGCTCGGCATCGCCGTGGCCTCGCTGATCGCCGCCTTCATGTCGACGATCGACACCCACGTGAACTGGGGCGCCTCCTACCTCGTCACCGACCTCTACCAGCGCTTCCTCAAGAAGGACGCCTCCGAGCGGCACTACGTCGCCGCCTCGCGCTGGGCGGTGGTGATCATGGCGGTGATCGCCGCCATCTTCGCCCTGAACATGAACAGCATCGCCGACGCCTGGGTCTTCTTCGTGACCCTGGGCTCGGGGCTGGGCCTGGTGGCCCTGGCCCGCTGGCTCTGGTGGCGGGTGAGCGCCTGGAGCGAGCTCGCGGCCCTCGGCGCCACCCTCCTGGTGACCCTCGTCCTCTACCTGCCCGGCGTCCCCGAGCTCGGGGAGGCGGCCCGGGTGCTGGTCACCGTGAGCTTCTCCACCACGATCTGGGTGACGGTGACCTTCCTCACCCCGCCCACCGACGACGCGACCCTCGACGCTTTCTACCGGAAGGTGCGGCCCCTGGGCTTCTGGGGGCCGGTGCGGGCGCGCTGCCCGGACGTCGACCTCACCGAGCGCAAGTGGGACGTGGCCCTGGGCTGGGCCACCGGCGTGGCCTTCGTCTACCTGCTCCTCTTCGGCTTCGGCGAGCTCTTCCTGGGCTCGACTGGCCTCGGCCTGGTCCTCCTCGTCCTGGGCGTGGTCTGCGGCTGGCTGACCTACCGGGTCATCGTCGACGGGCGCCTGCCCTTCGGCCCCCGCGCGACCTCGCCGGCCTCCTCCGGCTGA